The Podospora pseudopauciseta strain CBS 411.78 chromosome 2 map unlocalized CBS411.78m_2, whole genome shotgun sequence genome has a window encoding:
- a CDS encoding uncharacterized protein (EggNog:ENOG503PRMT) — protein MILKALLLAPLAAATPLLSPKLISLNPTDSDTEIYKSVPSSPPQEVYRSFHPHSSRSYLETGTGAFPAPAACTTGPAASSNDDSGFNIGDYTLITSSNKTTSYQVEKTWYKKHLVSGPHWFGYSSAEGQFGAWKCQFLCNAEEECNGYFVWFEARDEKGRGETMKCNLFDAVIPESALVSTNATGFVAGGAYDRICKEHVKST, from the exons ATGATCCTCAAAGCCCTCCTCCTGGCgcccctcgccgccgccacccccctcctATCCCCCAAGTTAATCTCCCTGAACCCCACCGACTCCGACACCGAAATCTACAAATccgtcccctcctcccctccccaggAAGTCTACCGCTCCTTTCACCCCCACTCCTCGAGAAGCTACCTCGAAACAGGCACCGGTGCCTTCCCCGCCCCAGCAGCTTGCACCACCggccccgccgcctcctccaacgaCGACAGCGGGTTCAACATTGGAGATTACACCCTCATCACTTCTTCCAACAAGACCACCAGCTACCAAGTCGAAAAGACTTGGTATAAGAAGCACCTCGTCTCTGGCCCTCACTGGTTCGGGTACAGCTCGGCCGAGGGACAGTTTGGGGCGTGGAAGTGCCAGTTTTTGTGCaatgccgaggaggagtgCAATGGGTATTTTGTCTGGTTTGAGGCTCGTGacgagaaggggaggggggagacgATGAAGTGTAATCTGTTTGATGCTGT CATCCCCGAGTCGGCCTTGGTTTCTACCAATGCTACTGGCTTTGTTGCTGGCGGGGCGTATGATCGGATTTGCAAGGAGCATGTCAAGTCGACCTGA
- a CDS encoding uncharacterized protein (COG:S; EggNog:ENOG503P6Y8), which yields MNPQQPIDIHTPFTLPEHLSHLASTDRDITSLLTPVIASLTALSTPPSPTSPNAPQEAFKSAQTSYFRTIDRISKHLNRQIYALEEANIISLAATSSNQQPSQSAENPDSQPGASQPDGTKDTKKVARLDPDGTGKYGKLDVGRLNLASSTTERDVEAETWERVKAHFAGMAEAQGVNTGDRMQE from the coding sequence ATgaacccccaacaaccaatcGACATCCacacccccttcaccctccccgaacacctctcccacctcgccTCCACGGACCGCgacatcacctccctcctaaCCCCCGTAATAGCCTCCCTaaccgccctctccacccccccctccccaaccagccccAACGCCCCCCAAGAAGCCTTCAAATCAGCCCAAACATCCTACTTCCGCACCATCGACCGCATATCTAAACACCTCAACCGACAAATCTACGCCCTCGAAGAAGCAaacatcatctccctcgccgccacctcctccaaccaacaaccctcccaaTCTGCCGAAAACCCCGACTCCCAACCCGGCGCATCTCAGCCCGACGGCACCAAGGATACCAAGAAAGTCGCCCGCCTCGACCCAGACGGAACAGGCAAATACGGCAAGCTCGACGTCGGAAGGCTGAACTTGGCTTCGTCAACGACAGAGAGGGACGTCGAGGCCGAGACCTGGGAGAGGGTCAAGGCGCATTTTGCTGGTATGGCCGAGGCCCAGGGGGTGAATACCGGTGACAGGATGCAGGAGTAG
- the GST2 gene encoding Glutathione S-transferase 2 (EggNog:ENOG503NZ93; COG:O) has translation MTDPSPSMQRISQLASHLTKTHPKTFLRNFTSKMASNNSNIHLYTVGTPNGIKVSILLEELGLPYKVTPISFSKNEQKEPWFLEINPNGRIPALTDTLPDGTPISLFESGSIMQYLVDRYDTEHKVSYPRGSKEGYEVNNWLHWQMGGLGPMQGQANHFFRYAPEKIQYGIDRYQNETRRLYSVMERQLEKGDYLVGDRATIADFACWGWVAAHHWAGVSLDEFPKLEAWLHRLLERPGVEKGRHVPSPHTAFDMKNKSEEELEKEAEKSKAWVQAGMKADAKK, from the exons ATGACTgacccctccccatcaatgCAGCGCATTTCCCAGCTCGCCTCCCACTTGACCAAGACTCATCCCAAAACTTTCTTACGGAACTTTACATCCAAGATGGCGTcgaacaacagcaacatccacCTTTACACTGTTGGTACACCCAACGGAATCAAGGTGTCCATCCTTCTCGAAGAACTTGGGTTGCCTTACAAGGTGACGCCCATTTCTTTTAGTAAGAATGAGCAGAAG GAGCCTTGGTTCTTGGAAATCAACCCCAATGGGCGGATTCCTGCCCTGACGGACACCCTCCCGGATGGCACACCGATTAGCCTTTTTGAGAGCGGGAGTATCATGCAGTATTTGGTGGATAGGTATGATACCGAGCACAAGGTTTCGTACCCCAGGGGGAGTAAGGAGGGGTATGAGGTGAATAATTGGCTGCATTGGCAGATGGGGGGGCTGG GGCCTATGCAAGGTCAGGCAAACCACTTCTTCCGGTATGCCCCCGAGAAGATCCAGTACGGAATTGATCGGTATCAGAATGAGACAAGACGGCTGTATTCGGTGATGGAGAGGCAGCTTGAGAAGGGTGATTATTTGGTGGGGGATCGGGCTACGATTGCGGATTTTGcttgttgggggtgggtggctgCTCATCACTGGGCTGGGGTGAGTCTGGATGAGTTTCCCAAGCTGGAGGCGTGGCTGCATAGGTTGTTGGAGAGACCCggggtggagaaggggaggcaTGTGCCGAGTCCGCATACGGCTTTTGATATGAAGAATaagagtgaggaggagctggagaaggaggcggagaagagcAAGGCTTGGGTGCAGGCGGGGATGAAGGCTGATGCTAAGAAgtga
- the TAF5 gene encoding Transcription initiation factor TFIID subunit 5 (COG:K; EggNog:ENOG503NWCH) → MSNPPPQPTGQAPPSASYSGQPQSAGGAPAPSQPATTSTPSAQNLNQIVTDYLKKKGFTKTEAVFRIETAHLGPDGRPANRGQDPADPKRYLKAFILIKNWIDNNLDIYKFELEKLLWPIFVYSYLELVGQGYHEDSKTYLATLRPHFETVHHDTLRLLSTVTLPQHMNEDPTIKLYKENKYRIPLNNTLTLNLFQFLQRDSDSGGSTIIYILQTFCAIDNSSRGPIEPYSFEAVYRRTQNRELDEIDAQEGIPGVFTGVANRDVLDNTAKLKLGPLPMEPELRDDVRIELEEEDQSHPPVDGRPSLVEVFDKRIKQEEGDDVPSRADLPLPQSRARDVVMEMQKVRENRDRFLIEGRTGGVGVPVSVCMFTFHNTLGNVSCMEFSNDHQLVAVGTSDSYIRVWDLEGKPLRTTLDNEKDLKVNNRKLIGHSGPVFGISFSESTASLDRNPYLEGSGKPVDTSAKLLLSCSMDGQVRLWSLESWSCLCIYRSHDGPIFRVLWGPHGHYFATAGWDKTVRIFTQDHASAQRIMVGHDTPISAIAWHPNGTYVFSASDETDKSIRMWSLTTGGCVRIYTGHADYISALQCAPNGKILASADTGGNIFLWDIEKSKRIKRMRGHGKGGIPSLSFSAESNILVSGGLDGTVRVWDVELPADPSKANPLAGGSAQPGQQPDGITVAGDSIAVAGSGDNRSITVGGQAAQVTGASTSGAGSGSGGGGGGGSGKKKSKEVQVTPDQISAFPTKKTPVLKVAFTRMNLVVAGGCYDPDR, encoded by the exons ATGTCAAACCCcccacctcaaccaacaGGTCAGGCCCCGCCTAGCGCCTCATATTCGGGGCAGCCACAGTCGGCAGGTGGTGCACCTGCTCCCTCACAGCCGGCGACGACCAGCACCCCATCAGCACAGAACCTCAATCAGATT GTTACCGACTATCTGAAGAAAAAGGGTTTCACCAAGACTGAGGCTGTCTTTCGCATCGAGACTGCCCATCTCGGTCCAGATGGGAGACCAGCAAACCGAGGCCAAGATCCCGCCGACCCAAAGAGGTACCTCAAGGCGTTCATTCTCATCAAGAACTGGATCGACAACAACTTGGACATCTACAAGTTTGAGCTTGAGAAGCTTCTGTGGCCCATCTTCGTCTACTCCTATCTGGAGCTTGTTGGCCAGGGCTACCATGAGGATTCAAAAACTTATCTTGCGACTCTCCGGCCACACTTTGAGACAGTTCACCATGACACACTGAGGTTGCTCAGCACTGTCACCCTGCCACAGCACATGAACGAGGACCCCACGATCAAGTTGTATAAGGAGAACAAATACCGGATTCCGCTGAATAATACTCTGACCCTCAACCTGTTTCAGTTCCTCCAGCGCGATTCCGATTCAGGCGGAAGCACCATTATCTACATTCTTCAAACCTTCTGCGCAATCGACAACAGCTCACGTGGTCCGATCGAGCCTTATAGTTTCGAGGCCGTTTACCGTCGGACCCAAAACCGTGAGTTGGACGAGATTGACGCGCAAGAGGGCATTCCCGGCGTCTTCACTGGCGTTGCGAATCGCGACGTCCTCGACAACACAGCCAAGTTGAAACTAGGCCCATTGCCTATGGAACCCGAGCTTAGAGATGACGTTCGCATTGAacttgaggaagaagaccaGTCGCACCCACCGGTGGACGGCCGACCCAGCTTGGTCGAAGTGTTTGACAAACGCATCAAGCAAGAAGAGGGTGACGACGTTCCATCGCGAGCTGACCTACCTCTCCCACAATCGCGAGCCAGGGATGTCGTCATGGAGATGCAAAAGGTGCGCGAGAACCGCGACAGGTTCCTGATTGAGGGTCGTActgggggagttggagtgCCTGTGTCAGTTTGCATGTTTACCTTTCATAACACGCTCGGAAA CGTCTCATGCATGGAATTCTCCAACGATCACCAGCTAGTTGCTGTGGGCACCTCTGATTCCTACATTCGCGTCTGGGATCTGGAGGGCAAACCGCTTCGGACAACGCTGGACAATGAAAAAGACCTCAAGGTCAACAATAGGAAGCTGATTGGCCATTCGGGTCCTGTCTTTGGTATCTCCTTCTCAGAATCCACCGCTTCCCTTGACCGGAATCCCTACCTTGAAGGGTCCGGGAAGCCGGTAGACACCAGCGCGAAGCTGTTGCTGTCTTGTTCTATGGATGGTCAGGTTCGCCTGTGGTCACTCGAGTCCTGGTCTTGCCTCTGCATCTACAGGTCTCACGACGGTCCTATTTTTCGCGTGCTTTGGGGTCCACACGGACACTACTTTGCCACGGCCGGATGGGACAAGACGGTCCGTATCTTCACCCAAGATCATGCTTCGGCTCAGCGCATTATGGTCGGCCATGACACCCCGATCTCGGCCATTGCGTGGCATCCCAACGGAACATATGTCTTCTCGGCCTCTGACGAAACTGACAAGTCGATTCGGATGTGGTCTCTCACAACTGGCGGCTGCGTTAGAATTTATACCGGACATGCCGACTACATCAGCGCCTTGCAGTGTGCTCCCAACGGAAAGATTCTTGCCAGCGCCGACACAGGTGGCAATATTTTCCTTTGGGATATCGAGAAGAGCAAACGAATCAAGAGGATGCGAGGCCACGGGAAGGGCGGCATCCCATCTCTCAGTTTCAGTGCCGAGTCGAATATTCTCGTCTCTGGCGGGCTTGACGGCACGGTTCGAGTTTGGGATGTCGAGCTGCCAGCCGACCCCAGCAAGGCGAATCCCTTAGCCGGCGGCTCAGCCCAGCCAGGTCAACAGCCTGATGGGATAACTGTTGCCGGTGACAGCATTGCGGTGGCAGGGTCTGGTGACAACCGGTCCATCACTGTCGGCGGACAGGCTGCTCAGGTTACAGGTGCGAGCACCTCTGGGGCTGGTAGTGGGagtggcggtggaggtggaggtgggtctggcaagaagaagtcgaagGAGGTTCAGGTTACTCCTGATCAAATCAGCGCGTTCCCTACCAAGAAGACTCCGGTCTTGAAGGTGGCGTTTACACGGATGaacttggtggtggctggaGGATGCTATGACCCTGATCGTTag
- a CDS encoding uncharacterized protein (MEROPS:MER0001911; COG:O; EggNog:ENOG503NV70), whose amino-acid sequence MINPISFRPGPVTFWTTLVYLALLIPIVIINETVPPAPAAADDGKIEGVNLTEAWLDLTRITRGYHPYNSRFNEEVRGYLLGRVGEILEGSGVGGKKGNVTVFDDLRSNVTGLMAGSVVPTPGSAQVAAYFEGTNILVYVRGKGDDEGDWWRRSAEGGEVEGVRKNERGLVLVNAHYDSVSTGYGATDDGMGVVTCLQVIKYFAHPDHQPERGIVVMLNNGEEDYLYGARALGQHPLNPYIHTFLNLEGAGAGGRANLFRTTDREVTAAYAGTSDPFGTVIASDAFGLGFIRSGTDYSVLYDVYGQRGLDLAFFKPRSRYHTNRDDATHTSKASLWHMLSAAIHTTSKLSGDTGDTFVGARPDGARNKVRNGSPSNGVWFDLFGKGFVNFGLRGMFAWSLTVLVATPLILVLATYILHKLDKYYFFTSSVRTYDQPDFEPVLVGGWKGTFRFPFAFIVSGALSLAVAFLMRKVNPFIIYSHRYSVIAMIFSLFYFTFWSIMRGANFARPSALHRGYVNIWLFILGWATLVAVTVTEDRFKLGAGYPIVFLQTAVCLTTFLTLCELFALPKKTAWGQQVREDHEVHDYYQPQSGNNNTRTESPPPLPQIPHQPSLVPPATRDSNASTLRQGDGNDTDDEDAAVPTERTPLVGGGNATSEHFRTTFATTYRRSITALVNGARKYGQDGDEPFEHEQAWSGRLPSWLWFFQFLILGPFTIILGAQTGLMLVDAVHQTGADGSNLLLPYLIVFAFTVLVLLPITPVIHRISHHIPVFLLVVFVGTLIYNLVAFPFSEESRYKVYFVQQIDLDTADNRVCYNGVDEYVHKIIAELPSASGRNVSCGESKRAELVSCCYDGVDVAPRLGSETPEEDTPIEEIYKSLATVTATRGEGNKAQLEIEADNTKACFLEFKQPISGFNVQGGSEWDDRFGQFPEGGIKQLKLWHRQRGERWVVDVEWKDAEKLEGQVVCAWSDANEAGTIPALDEGLRYSPVWAAITKFAEGLVEGRKGFSV is encoded by the exons ATGATCAACCCCATCTCGTTCCGGCCGGGGCCGGTGACGTTTTGGACGACGCTGGTCTACCTCGCCCTGCTGATCCCGattgtcatcatcaacgaGACGGTCCCCCCtgcgccggcggcggcggacgATGGCAAGATTGAGGGGGTGAACCTGACGGAGGCGTGGCTGGACCTGACGAGGATCACGAGGGGGTATCATCCGTATAACAGCAGGTTTAacgaggaggtgagggggtatttgctggggagggtgggggaaaTATTGGAGGGGagtggggtgggtgggaagaagggaaaTGTGACGGTTTTTGATGATTTGAGGAGCAATGTTACGGGTTTGATGGCGGGGAGCGTGGTGCCTACGCCGGGTAGTGCTCAGGTGGCGGCGTATTTTGAGGGGACGAATATTTTGGTTTATGttagggggaagggggatgatgagggggattggtggaggaggagtgctgaggggggagaggtggagggggtgagaaAGAATGAGAGGGGCTTGGTGTTAGTTAATGCGCATTACGACTC GGTTTCGACTGGGTATGGTGCTACGGATGACGGTATGGGTGTTGTTACCTGCCTGCAGGTGATCAAGTACTTTGCTCACCCGGATCACCAGCCGGAAAGGGGCATTGTGGTGATGCTTAAcaatggcgaggaggattaCCTGTACGGTGCGAGAGCGCTGGGACAGCACCCGTTGAATCCGTATATCCATACGTTCTTGAATCTTGAGGGTGCCGGTGCTGGAGGACGGGCAAATCTTTTCCGGACTACGGACAGAGAGGTCACGGCTGCGTATGCTGGGACTTCGGACCCCTTCGGCACGGTCATTGCTTCTGATGCCTTTGGGCTTGGGTTCATCAGGAGCGGTACTGACTACTCGGTGCTTTACGATGTGTATGGGCAGCGAGGACTCGACCTTGCTTTCTTCAAGCCTAGATCGAGATACCACACCAATAGGGACGATGCTACTCACACGTCGAAGGCCAGTCTTTGGCATATGCTCAGCGCGGCTATCCACACGACCAGTAAGCTCTCGGGGGATACTGGGGATACCTTTGTTGGCGCTCGGCCTGATGGCGCCCGCAACAAGGTCCGCAATGGCAGCCCAAGCAACGGAGTGTGGTTTGATCTCTTTGGCAAGGGGTTCGTCAATTTTGGCCTGAGAGGCATGTTTGCCTGGTCGCTGACGGTGCTGGTGGCCACACCTCTgatcttggtgttggccACGTACATCCTTCACAAACTGGACAAGTACTACTTTTTCACCTCAAGCGTCAGGACGTATGATCAGCCTGACTTTGAGCCAGTGTTGGTCGGCGGGTGGAAAGGTACTTTTCGGTTCCCCTTCGCGTTTATTGTTTCTGGGGCGCTGTCGCTTGCGgtggccttcttgatgaggaaAGTGAATCCTTTCATTATCTACAGTCATCGGTATTCTGT GATCGCTAtgatcttctccctcttctaCTTCACCTTCTGGTCCATTATGCGCGGCGCCAACTTTGCCAGACCCAGTGCGCTTCACCGGGGCTATGTCAACATTTGGTTGTTCATCCTCGGCTGGGCTACCCTCGTTGCGGTAACCGTGACGGAAGATCGCTTCAAGCTCGGTGCCGGCTACCCCATCGTCTTCCTACAGACCGCTGTCTGCCTGACCACCTTCCTCACTCTCTGCGAGCTCTTTGCCTTGCCCAAGAAGACCGCCTGGGGTCAGCAAGTTCGGGAGGATCATGAGGTTCACGATTATTACCAGCCCCAGTCGGGCAACAACAATACTCGTACTgaatcccctcccccattgCCGCAGatccctcaccaaccatcTCTAGTGCCGCCCGCCACGCGGGACTCGAATGCTTCCACTCTGCGCCAGGGAGACGGTAACGACACGGACGACGAAGACGCGGCAGTACCGACTGAGCGCACGCCGTTGGTGGGCGGTGGTAATGCCACGAGCGAGCACTTCCGCACGACCTTTGCTACGACGTATCGCCGTTCGATCACAGCGTTGGTCAATGGAGCTCGCAAGTACGGGCAGGATGGCGACGAGCCGTTTGAGCATGAGCAGGCTTGGTCTGGACGCTTGCCTTCTTGGCTGTGGTTTTTCCAGTTTTTGATTCTGGGGCCGTTTACGATTATCCTGGGGGCGCAGACGGGATTGATGCTCGTGGATGCTGTTCATCAGACTGGTGCTGATGGGAGCAACTTGCTGCTGCCGTATTTGATTGTTTTCGCCTTTACGGTGTTGGTTCTGCTGCCCATTACGCCGGTCATTCATCGGATTAGCCATCATATTCCGGTtttcttgttggtggtgtttgttggCACGCTGATTTACAACTTGGTGGCTTTCCCGTTTTCAGAGGAAAGTCGGTACAAGGTGTACTTTGTTCAACAGATCGATCTCGACACGGCGGATAACCGGGTGTGCTATAACGGGGTGGATGAGTATGTTCACAAGATCATTGCTGAGCTGCCGTCGGCTTCGGGGAGGAATGTTAGCTGTGGGGAGTCGAAGCGGGCGGAGCTGGTCAGTTGTTGCTATGACGGGGTCGATGTTGCCCCTCGGCTGGGAAGTGAGACTCCTGAGGAGGACACGCCAATTGAGGAGATCTACAAGAGCCTTGCTACTGTCACTGCCACGCGCGGTGAGGGGAACAAGGCCCAGCTGGAGATCGAGGCCGACAATACCAAGGCATGCTTCTTGGAGTTTAAGCAGCCCATCTCGGGATTCAATGTTCAGGGAGGTTCGGAATGGGATGATAGATTTGGGCAGTTCCCTGAGGGTGGGATTAAGCAGTTGAAGCTGTGGCATCGGcagagaggggagaggtgggttgttgatgttgagtgGAAGGATGCTGAGAAGTTGGAGGGACAGGTGGTTTGTGCTTGGAGTGATGCTAATGAGGCGGGGACTATTCCTGCATTGGATGAGGGATTGAGATATTCACCTGTTTGGGCGGCGATTACAAAGTttgcggaggggttggtaGAGGGACGGAAGGGGTTTTCGGTGTAG
- the BBP1 gene encoding Branchpoint-bridging protein (EggNog:ENOG503NTZU; COG:A; BUSCO:EOG09263MEM), which translates to MSWRNQGITGSNNIPLGKARRLHGDGDGNDSSTFSPPPASNNGSVTNGDRDVKRGRSPERGNNDDGPRRRKKRNRWGEATENKAAGLMGLPTAIVANMTSEQLEAYTLHLRIEEITQKLKIDDVVPADGDRSPSPAPQYDNHGRRVNTREYRYRKKLEDERHKLIEKAMKTIPNYHPPSDYRRPTKTQEKVYVPVNDYPEINFIGLLIGPRGNTLKKMETESGAKIAIRGKGSVKEGKGRSDAAHSSNQEEDLHCLIMADTEEKVNKAKKLIHNIIETAASIPEGQNELKRNQLRELAALNGTLRDDENQACQNCGQIGHRKYDCPEKQNFTANIICRVCGNAGHMARDCPDRQRGASWRNDGPMANRTAGRIGGGGGGDAVDREYEQLMQELGGTGAAPAMIEAGPGSNGPTGPAGGDSRPWARGPSAPTGGPAPWRTRNNDRDDHHGGGGGYGGPPSGPSGGPAPWARDRGDRDRGDRGRDYRDDRGDRGDRDDRGYRGGRDGRDGGDSYYGSGGGGHNSYGAPPPPPSAPGMAPWQQPAGGHAAYGGYPGYGGYGAPPGMPGAPPSLPPPPPGGAPPGLPGGLNALIQQYANAAPPPPPPPAGEAPPPPPMDLPPPPPPGA; encoded by the exons ATGTCGTGGAGAAATCAAGGAATCACCGGTTCCAACAATATTCCCTTGGGGAAAGCCCGTCGTTTGCacggcgatggcgatggcaacGACAGCAGCACTTTTAGTCCTCCCCCGGCCTCCAACAACGGATCTGTTACGAATGGAGATCGCGACGTGAAGCGTGGCCGAAGCCCTGAGCGTG GTAACAATGATGATGGTCCGAGACGTCGCAAGAAGAGAAACCGCTGGGGCGAGGCGACCGAGAACAAGGCCGCTGGCTTGATGGGTCTTCCCACTGCCATCGTCGCCAACATGACCAGCGAGCAGCTCGAAGCATACACTCTCCACCTCCGTATCGAGGAGATCACACAGAAACTCAAGATCGACGATGTCGTTCCTGCTGATGGAGACAG ATCGCCCTCCCCTGCGCCCCAATACGACAACCATGGTCGCCGTGTTAATACCCGCGAATACCGCTACCGCAAGAAGCTCGAAGACGAACGCCACAAGCTGATTGAGAAGGCGATGAAGACGATCCCCAACTACCATCCTCCCTCGGACTACCGTCGCCCAACCAAGACCCAGGAGAAGGTCTACGTGCCTGTGAACGACTATCCAGAGATTAACTTCA TCGGTTTACTCATAGGCCCTCGCGGCAATACCctcaagaagatggagacagAATCCGGCGCCAAGATTGCAATTCGCGGCAAGGGCTCCGTGAAGGAGGGCAAAGGTCGTTCTGACGCCGCTCACTCCAGTAACCAGGAAGAAGATCTCCACTGTCTCATCATGGCCGATActgaggagaaggtgaaCAAGGCGAAGAAGCTGATTCACAATATTATTGAGACT GCTGCGTCTATTCCCGAGGGTCAAAATGAACTGAAGCGCAATCAACTTCGTGAGCTTGCCGCCTTGAACGGTACTCTGCGTGACGACGAGAACCAGGCATGCCAGAACTGCGGCCAGATCGGTCATCGCAAATATGACTGTCCTGAGAAGCAAAACTTCACGGCCAACATCATCTGTCGTGTTTGCGGCAATGCTGGGCATATGGCTCGTGATTGTCCTGATAGACAGCGCGGTGCCAGCTGGCGCAATGATGGTCCCATGGCTAACCGCACTGCCGGCCGtatcggcggcggcggcggcggcgatgcTGTGGATCGCGAGTATGAG CAACTTATGCAAGAACTCGGCGGCACTggtgctgctcctgccaTGATCGAAGCCGGGCCTGGATCCAACGGTCCTACTGGtcctgctggtggtgattCGCGGCCTTGGGCCCGCGGTCCTAGCGCCCCAACCGGCGGTCCTGCTCCCTGGCGTACTCGCAACAACGATCGTGATGACCAccatggtggcggtggtggttatggTGGTCCTCCTAGCGGTCCTTCAGGTGGCCCTGCACCGTGGGCCCGTGATCGTGGTGACCGTGATCGCGGAGACCGTGGTCGGGACTATCGTGATGACCGTGGCGACCGTGGAGATCGTGATGACCGGGGGTATCGTGGTGGACGTGATGGTCGCGATGGCGGTGACAGCTATtatggcagtggtggtggtggtcacaACTCATACGgtgctccccctccgccaccttcGGCTCCTGGGATGGCCCCATGGCAACAGCCTGCTGGTGGACATGCGGCCTACGGTGGATATCCTGGCTACGGCGGCTATGGTGCTCCTCCTGGAATGCCCGGTGCGCCTCCCAGTttgcctccccctcctccgggCGGTGCTCCTCCCGGCCTCCCTGGCGGCTTGAACGCGCTCATCCAGCAATACGCCAACGcagctcccccaccaccccctccgcctgcGGGTGaagcacctcctcctccgcccatGGACttgccgcctcctcctcccccgggGGCTTAG